The genomic stretch TTTTTTAAGTTTGGATTTTTTTCTTCCAGCTTTTCTAATTCTTCATATACTTTTTCTTCTCTTTTATTTATCTCCCCCTTTCCCTTATCGTTGGAATGTAACTCCTCAATGAATTGAAATATCAGATTTTTTTGCTCTAATTTCATTTTTCCCCTCCTGTTAGTTTTAGTTTATTTATATTTTTTACATAAACCTAATTTAGTTATTTTACTTTAAAGTTATATTTTATTATCAATTATCACGGTTAGTGAGTTAGATAAAAAAATATAATTTATAGTTTTCTCACTAAGGTATCGTTTTACACATTTTTCTGCTGTACAGCAAGTAAAAATCTTTTTTTATTTTCACGGTCAGTGATAAACTCATAAAAAAATATATAGATGTATACTATATTTTTTCAATTATAATTTTTTTCTCAGAAGAGTCATAAACTATCTTTACTTTTCGCTTATCATAACTAATCCCCATATCTCTCAGCCATTTTGCAGGAAGTGAAATTCTGAAGTTATCTGCTCCTCTTCCGTCCTTGCTTATGTTAATTAGTCTTTCTCTAGTTTCCGTGTTATTTTTCATTTTAATAGTCCTTTTTTCTTATATTTAAAATCTTACTACAAATCACGGTTAGTGTCAATTGGTTTTTATTAATTTTTATAATATAAATTCTCTTTTAAAGTATTCCACAAACAATATAAATAAACTACAATCTGTAAATTCTCTCTCACCGCATATTATAAAAGAAAGGAATCCCAAAAGATCCCTTTCTCCATTATTCTAAATATTAAACAAAACCCCATTTAATATACTTATTTCATACTATCATTCAAAATAACACGAACCTTCTCCAAAGTAGAAGCAACATTCTCTACTCCTTTGCCTTCCTGCTCTTTTACCCAGGCATTCTGTACTTCCTGGTATTTTGTATCAGTTTCCCACTGTTTCAGCTCACTGGCTCTTAATGTCCGTATTTTAGCTCCGCCCTTTCTCATATCCTTTATCTGCTTATCAAAACTGCTGTCCATAACAGAACCTAAACTTTTGTACGAAATTTCCGCAGCACGCTGAATTGCTTTTTTATCCTCTTCTGCCAGACTATCCCAGGTTTTCTTATTCATCACGAGAAGATAAACATGCCCCATCCAGAGTTTTTCAGAGAATAGTATATTAGGAGCAACTTTATCAACAGAAAGCTGATCGCCCCCGTCTATATTAACCATAAGCCCGTCCAGCGAACCATCTTCTAATGCTGTGAAAATCCCGTCATTCCAAGGCATAGTAACAGGTGTAGCCCCGACATTTTGAAGAAAATCCTTATGCCAAAAACTTGCCGACCGCCACTTCTCTCCCTTAATGTCCTTTAGATTATTCAATGGTTTTGTACTAAAGAACGCCACCGGATAACCTGTACTAATAAATATAGTAACTACATTTTCTTTCTCTAATTCCGCAGAAAAAGCCGGAACCTCTGCATATATACGGCGAAAAAATGCAACCTGTTTATCACTTGTGGGGCCAACAGGAAAACTTTTGAACATCTGATGCAGCGGCAGCTCATTGGCAGAGTATTCAGGCACTACAATACCTATATCTGCGGTACCGTCCTTCCCGATTGCCTGCAGTGCCTTGTACCCGTCTGTAACTTTACTGTCCCAGTTATCCTCTATTTTTATACGGCCGTTTGATTCTTTTTCAACATTTGCCAAAAAAACATCTTTAATAAACTGGGTACGCATTCTGCCCAGCGGCTCGTGATCAGTATATCTGAGAGTTATTTCCGCTAATCCTGCAGCAGGAAGAAATAATACGGCAAATATTACCATTAATAATCTCTTGCCTGAATCTGCACACTGTCTTGAATACTTACTACAAAACCTGAATAACTTCCTCTCTTTTTCATTGTAATTTTTCATGTTACCTCCTTATAAATTTTATTTGAATTTATTTGTTGAAATATTCTGAATTTTAATAAAATCCGGGTGTTTCGCATAAAATGATTTTCTTTTCTACATAAAGTTATTACTTTTTATAATTATTATCATCACTCATTAATTCTGAAAAAGTTTTGAAAAATGTTTCTATATTCTTTTCAACTTTAACAGCTGCGGCATCCAGTGTGTATCCTTCGTCTACCAGTTCCTTTATCATTAAAATTTTCTTTATATTGAGATAATTGTACTTTCTTGTTTCTCCATCAGAACCTTTTACTGAATCAATAATTCCTTTTTCTTCCCAGTAACGCAGCTTTCTGGTAGGAACTCCTGTAATATCCGAAACTTCCCCTATGCCTACAATAAGTTTTCTTAATAATTCTGAATCAATCAAAACTTCTTTTTCTAATTTTTCATTTTTCATAGATACTCTCCTCCTGAAATTTAATTCCACAACATATTATGTAAATATTCTACAATAAAAGAAAAAAATATACAAACTTTTTTTATTTTTTTTTCTAATTTTTTTTTTGAACATTGACATATATAG from Sebaldella sp. S0638 encodes the following:
- a CDS encoding AbrB/MazE/SpoVT family DNA-binding domain-containing protein, with the translated sequence MKNNTETRERLINISKDGRGADNFRISLPAKWLRDMGISYDKRKVKIVYDSSEKKIIIEKI
- the dctP gene encoding TRAP transporter substrate-binding protein DctP; translated protein: MKNYNEKERKLFRFCSKYSRQCADSGKRLLMVIFAVLFLPAAGLAEITLRYTDHEPLGRMRTQFIKDVFLANVEKESNGRIKIEDNWDSKVTDGYKALQAIGKDGTADIGIVVPEYSANELPLHQMFKSFPVGPTSDKQVAFFRRIYAEVPAFSAELEKENVVTIFISTGYPVAFFSTKPLNNLKDIKGEKWRSASFWHKDFLQNVGATPVTMPWNDGIFTALEDGSLDGLMVNIDGGDQLSVDKVAPNILFSEKLWMGHVYLLVMNKKTWDSLAEEDKKAIQRAAEISYKSLGSVMDSSFDKQIKDMRKGGAKIRTLRASELKQWETDTKYQEVQNAWVKEQEGKGVENVASTLEKVRVILNDSMK
- a CDS encoding MerR family transcriptional regulator, which codes for MKNEKLEKEVLIDSELLRKLIVGIGEVSDITGVPTRKLRYWEEKGIIDSVKGSDGETRKYNYLNIKKILMIKELVDEGYTLDAAAVKVEKNIETFFKTFSELMSDDNNYKK